The sequence GCCTTCATTCTTTCCCTATTGATAAGGCTGATCAGCCATGTCTCATTTTCGTTCTGGAAGTTCTCTCCTTCAACAGCCTTAATATTGACGATCCGTCCATTGAAGGGAGCAAAAATTTTCTTTTTCTCCAGATCTTCATTTAAAGCTAAAAGTTCCTGTTTAATAATCTCCGCCTGTCTGGGAGATCCCGAATACAGCTCTTTTTCAAGTTCAGCCTTTTTCAGTTTGATGTTAAGCAGATCCCGTTCCGATTCAAGTTCGGCCAGGAGTTCTTCTTTTTTTACATCCTGTCCTTGTTTAACATGAATTTTACGGATCTTCCCTCCGGTCAGAAAGCCCATTTCGGAATATCTGTCGGCTTCAATATTTCCTATTATCTGGATAGTTCCAGGTTCCTTGATTTTCATTACCCTATAGGTCCTGGTGGTATTGTCAGGTTCAGTTAAATTTCCACTCTTTTTTGAACATCCAATGGTCAGGAGCGGTAAGGCAGTTAACAGGACTGCAATCAGCCTTCTTTCTCTGGAGTTTTTCTTCCTTCTCATTTTCTAATAGTCCTTCCTTTCATCTGTAAAATAGTACTTATCGATATCCAGCTGCAGATTTTCACTTTCCAGAGTTAGAAGCAGTTGTTCATATTTTAGAATATCCAGTGCTATCCGGCTCTCCTCAAGCTCCATATCGGATATGAATCCTTTGTCATGGGAGTAGCTCTGTTCCTTCAAAGCCTGTTCTGCAATCTGGAAATCTTCGGCAGTATTATTCTTCCTTAACCGGAGATTATTGATCCTTGTGATAACTGCCTGCTCTTTCTCAAAATGGTCAGGATAGAGATCTTCCAGGATCATGGTCTGCTGTTTTACTTCTGAATCTTTGATTTTTTCTTCCAGACGGTCTTTTCGCCGGTCTTTTGTTTTCCATGAAAAACTACCGTTGATACCAAACTCATTTTCTCCGAATTTAGCACCACCTCGGATATCTACTGTTTCACCAATACTTTCCAAGCCGAAGCTGCCCTTTTGGTCATTGACTGAGAAAGCTGTTCCATCCTTCTGATCTCCTTTGGCCTCAATCCCGCCGGTAAGTGCAATCTGAGGAAGTTCTCTCCATTTTGTTTCACGTAATTCATTCTGTTTTATCACTACTTCCCATCGTTGGAGTTTGAGTTGTGCCGCATCCATTCTCTTCTCATCCATCGGGAGGACGGGCAGTGAGAAATCAGGAAGTTCCGGTAGATCTGTCAGGTAGACTCCTGTCAGATATTCAAGTGATTGTTTAGCTTCATTTATTGTCTGCTGAAGCTGAAGTTTATCCCTGGATATCTTATTCAACTCCATTTTCAGAGTGAGTTCAGCCTTGGTTCCTGAGGCAATCGTCCCGAACCTGACAGCGGTCTCCCAAACCAGAGATTTCCGCAATTCCTGGGTCCGCAGGTCCAGCAGCTCCTTCTCTTTGTTGTAGATTGTAATTAGATGATTCACCACCGACTGCTCCCGGTTTCTTAAATGCCGGAAACGGTTCAGGTCTGACTCAAATGATTCTTTATCTCTCTGTTCCATCTTCAGTCTTTCATCACGCTCTATTCCGAATATTCCATTGAGAGGCTGTTTTACTTTTAATTCTCCTGTTACTGAGTAATCCGTACCTTCAGACATGTCCAGGATAAAGGGAGATCCCAGGGTAATATTCGTCTCCAGGGGATAGGGTAGGGTCAGTGAAGTAGAAGGTGCAGCCGAAAGTTTTAATGTATTGTCATCATTCCTCGACTGTTCATGGGCAATCTCTCCAGAGGAGAGCCCGTACTGCCATCCCTGTTCCAGATCTTCCAGTTTATATCGATTCAGTCTTTGAATATCTTCTTCGTTCATAGCTTCCAGAGACTGATCTTTAGTCCGGGCATTCTGGAAAAGTTCTTCTAAAGTAACCGCAGTCAGACTGTGGGGAATTAGAAGCCATAAAGGTAGTAAGTATCTTATTTTCATCTGTAACCTCCTAAGTTTTTCCATGTTGCAGTTGTTTGAAATAAAAGGGATTAAGGAGTTGTAAAGAAGATGTTAAGGATGTTAAATCACTAACTCCCCGGTTTTCCTGTTCATTTTCTAGCTCTATAATGAAACCATGAGCAGACTTAAATCAGTCCTGAATTCCAGGGGAACCTCTATTCTTTATCTTGTACTCATTTT comes from Oceanispirochaeta sp. M1 and encodes:
- a CDS encoding efflux RND transporter periplasmic adaptor subunit, which produces MRRKKNSRERRLIAVLLTALPLLTIGCSKKSGNLTEPDNTTRTYRVMKIKEPGTIQIIGNIEADRYSEMGFLTGGKIRKIHVKQGQDVKKEELLAELESERDLLNIKLKKAELEKELYSGSPRQAEIIKQELLALNEDLEKKKIFAPFNGRIVNIKAVEGENFQNENETWLISLINRERMKALVNIQERDIPRIAVGQAVEFSFDTIPAEVFTGRVSSLSPVGKVINGYAQMETELIMENPDPRIYPGYSFSALIAVSEAKEMLVLPRNVIEWKDDQIFVSLCDEPGNIIERREIEASPLNRNQVMINSGLKEGDMVTLPITTQESDMGMLF